Proteins found in one Deinococcus radiotolerans genomic segment:
- a CDS encoding DUF2271 domain-containing protein translates to MTHTRRRFLHTLGLTAAALTTARFSPAQAAATTPSAKKWPTGMALDVTFTVATKATGRVKRPFVAVWIEDEAGNTVRNLTVWVQQSRLNPRWLSELRRWYRGNADQLETVSSATRNPGTYAVAWDGKTDKGALASQGTYYVCVEAAREHGPYSLVREKVTVGATSFKKALTADNDIEAASVAFGKA, encoded by the coding sequence ATGACCCACACGCGCCGCCGTTTCCTGCATACCCTCGGCCTGACCGCCGCTGCCCTGACCACCGCCCGCTTCAGCCCCGCCCAGGCCGCCGCCACCACGCCCAGCGCGAAGAAATGGCCCACCGGTATGGCCCTGGACGTGACGTTCACGGTCGCCACCAAGGCTACCGGGCGCGTGAAGCGGCCCTTCGTGGCCGTGTGGATCGAGGATGAGGCTGGGAATACCGTCCGGAACCTGACCGTGTGGGTGCAGCAGTCGCGCCTGAATCCCCGCTGGCTGTCCGAACTGCGCCGCTGGTACCGCGGGAACGCCGATCAGCTGGAAACGGTCAGCAGCGCCACCCGCAACCCCGGCACGTATGCCGTCGCGTGGGACGGCAAGACGGACAAGGGCGCGCTGGCCTCCCAGGGCACGTACTACGTGTGCGTGGAAGCGGCCCGCGAGCACGGCCCGTACTCGCTGGTGCGCGAGAAGGTCACTGTGGGGGCGACCAGTTTCAAGAAGGCCCTGACCGCCGACAACGACATCGAGGCGGCCAGTGTCGCTTTCGGCAAAGCCTGA
- a CDS encoding nitroreductase family protein: MTDDRHRRPEDVRAFYDAHRTVRQYENHEDGTPLPLPDDHLDVILHAAQRAPTDATAQLYSLIRLTRPDVRARVADLSTNAHIATASEAFVVCADVRRVGRVLEVAGKQPGHWPAIAVHFGIGDAVMAGTNLLTAAEMLGYQGCWIGGVLNGLDGIIDELKLPQGVLPFAALTIGRPAEHAPYRPRVPRPLVIHTDEYHTGTDDEIRHATEVMNPIAARGGQPGDWARLLTMYFGQGGGMEKREPALVAALKRQGLWSGNE, from the coding sequence ATGACCGATGACCGCCACCGCCGCCCCGAGGACGTCCGCGCCTTCTACGACGCGCACCGCACCGTCCGCCAGTACGAGAACCACGAGGACGGCACACCCCTGCCGCTGCCCGACGATCACCTGGACGTGATCCTGCACGCCGCGCAGCGCGCCCCGACCGACGCGACCGCGCAGCTGTACTCCCTGATCCGCCTGACCCGCCCGGACGTGCGGGCCCGCGTGGCGGACCTGAGCACGAACGCGCACATTGCGACGGCCAGCGAGGCGTTCGTCGTGTGCGCCGATGTGCGCCGCGTGGGCCGCGTACTGGAGGTCGCCGGGAAGCAGCCGGGGCACTGGCCTGCCATCGCCGTGCACTTCGGCATCGGGGACGCCGTCATGGCCGGCACGAACCTCCTGACCGCCGCGGAGATGCTGGGCTACCAGGGCTGCTGGATCGGCGGCGTTCTGAACGGCCTGGATGGCATCATCGATGAACTGAAGTTGCCGCAGGGCGTGCTCCCGTTCGCGGCGCTCACCATCGGCCGGCCCGCCGAGCACGCCCCGTACCGGCCGCGCGTGCCCCGCCCCCTGGTGATTCACACCGACGAGTACCACACCGGGACCGACGACGAGATCCGACACGCGACCGAGGTCATGAACCCCATCGCGGCGCGGGGCGGGCAGCCCGGTGACTGGGCGCGCCTCCTGACCATGTATTTCGGGCAGGGCGGCGGCATGGAGAAACGCGAACCTGCGCTCGTGGCCGCCCTGAAGCGCCAGGGCCTCTGGTCCGGAAACGAGTAA
- a CDS encoding DUF1775 domain-containing protein codes for MFNLKSVLPLAAALLLSVAGAHATVRTETGLTESAAGKSETYRLNVPTEKDIATTQIRLVVPAGVVISRFQVTPGFTRTVKKDASGLVTEVVWTGRVAPMEYARFFFQARNPAAGGEVVWKIYQTYSDGSVVAWDDTNPAEGPASRTTVK; via the coding sequence ATGTTCAATCTGAAATCCGTCCTGCCCCTGGCTGCCGCCCTGCTGCTTTCCGTCGCGGGCGCGCACGCCACCGTCCGTACCGAGACCGGCCTGACCGAGTCTGCCGCGGGCAAGAGTGAGACGTACCGCCTGAACGTCCCCACCGAGAAGGACATCGCCACCACCCAGATTCGCCTTGTGGTCCCCGCCGGGGTCGTCATCAGCCGCTTCCAGGTCACGCCCGGCTTCACGCGCACCGTGAAGAAGGATGCCAGTGGCCTCGTCACTGAAGTGGTCTGGACGGGCCGCGTGGCGCCCATGGAGTACGCCCGCTTCTTCTTCCAGGCGAGGAACCCGGCCGCAGGGGGTGAGGTCGTCTGGAAGATCTACCAGACGTACAGCGACGGCAGCGTCGTCGCGTGGGACGACACGAACCCCGCCGAGGGACCGGCCAGCCGGACCACCGTCAAGTAA
- a CDS encoding NADP-dependent oxidoreductase, with product MTTSREVQLAARPVGAPRDSDFNLVDLNLPAPATGQVQVHNLYLTVDPYMRGRMNDAKSYSAPFALGETMTGGAVGVVTHSEDAAVPVGAHVLHDQGWRTHANLDAKRVKVLPALPGVPLSAYLGVLGMPGLTAYAGLLRVAEFKAGDVVFVSGAAGAVGSAVGQIARLKGASRVIGSAGSADKVRHLVDDLRFDAAFNYKDGPVAEQLRAAAPDGIDVYFDNVGGEHLEAAISSMRPHGRAAICGMISQYNATEPTPAPRNLVQVIGKQLTLRGFLVSPHYDLFDTFAQEVGAWIASGELKFDETVVEGIDQTPAAFMGLLQGQNTGKMIVKL from the coding sequence ATGACGACCTCCCGTGAAGTGCAGCTCGCCGCGCGCCCCGTCGGCGCCCCCAGAGACAGCGATTTCAACCTCGTGGACCTGAACCTCCCCGCGCCTGCCACCGGGCAGGTTCAGGTGCACAACCTCTACCTGACCGTTGACCCGTACATGCGCGGCCGCATGAACGACGCCAAGAGCTACTCCGCCCCCTTCGCTCTCGGCGAGACCATGACCGGCGGCGCGGTCGGTGTCGTCACGCACAGCGAGGACGCTGCCGTGCCCGTGGGCGCCCACGTCCTGCACGACCAGGGCTGGCGCACGCACGCCAACCTCGACGCAAAGCGCGTGAAGGTGCTGCCCGCACTGCCCGGCGTGCCCCTCAGCGCGTACCTGGGCGTGCTCGGCATGCCCGGTCTGACCGCCTACGCGGGCCTGCTGCGCGTGGCGGAATTCAAGGCCGGGGACGTGGTCTTCGTATCCGGCGCAGCCGGAGCGGTCGGCAGCGCCGTCGGGCAGATCGCCCGCCTCAAGGGCGCCTCGCGCGTCATCGGCAGCGCGGGCAGTGCGGACAAGGTGCGGCACCTCGTGGATGACCTGCGTTTCGACGCGGCCTTCAACTACAAGGACGGCCCGGTCGCCGAGCAGCTCAGGGCCGCCGCGCCCGACGGGATCGACGTGTACTTCGACAACGTGGGCGGCGAGCACCTCGAAGCGGCCATCAGCAGCATGCGCCCGCACGGCCGCGCCGCCATCTGCGGCATGATCAGCCAGTACAACGCCACCGAACCCACCCCCGCACCCCGCAACCTCGTGCAGGTCATCGGCAAGCAGCTCACGCTGCGCGGCTTCCTGGTCAGCCCGCACTACGACCTGTTCGATACCTTCGCGCAGGAAGTCGGCGCGTGGATCGCCAGCGGCGAACTGAAATTCGACGAGACGGTCGTCGAGGGAATCGACCAGACGCCTGCCGCGTTCATGGGCCTGCTCCAGGGGCAGAACACCGGCAAGATGATCGTCAAACTGTAA
- a CDS encoding copper resistance CopC family protein, whose product MKNILPLLAALTLSTASAHTAVSGVTPALNAVVTAPKTVTLAFSEPVELRFSTFRVMAVPAGVTVAEAARRALAEKAHSAALANQPVKLSGAAARLALTLKPNLKSGSYVIAWKILSEDGHPVTGSSTFRVR is encoded by the coding sequence ATGAAGAACATCCTGCCCCTGCTGGCTGCCCTGACCCTGTCCACCGCCTCTGCCCACACCGCCGTGTCGGGCGTGACCCCGGCCCTGAACGCGGTGGTGACCGCCCCGAAGACCGTGACTCTGGCGTTCAGTGAGCCGGTCGAGTTGCGCTTCTCGACGTTCCGCGTGATGGCTGTCCCGGCCGGGGTCACGGTGGCCGAGGCCGCGCGGCGCGCCCTGGCGGAGAAGGCTCATTCGGCCGCCCTGGCCAACCAGCCCGTCAAGTTGAGTGGCGCGGCGGCCCGGCTGGCCCTGACCCTGAAACCGAATCTGAAGTCCGGGTCGTACGTGATCGCCTGGAAGATCCTCTCGGAGGATGGGCATCCTGTGACGGGCAGCAGTACGTTCCGCGTGCGCTGA
- the hrpB gene encoding ATP-dependent helicase HrpB: protein MRDVKLPIEEVTGEVRAALAAHPLVVVQAPPGAGKSTGLPLALLDEPWLAGQGVVMLQPRRVAARAVASRLAEGLGQEVGGTVGYRVRFDSRVSAATRLEVVTEGILTRRLQRDPELAGVGLVILDEFHERSLNADLALALLREVQGALRDDLRVLVMSATLDPALPGRLGAPLVESAGRAYPVDVRYLPADPVGRVEDLVARQVRAALDAEPGDVLAFLPGVREIRAAAALLSDVDAQVLPLYGDLPVREQARALRPDPDGRRKVVLATSIAETSLTIDGVRVVVDGGLSRTQAFDPSTGLTRMVTGRVTRDAATQRAGRAGRTAPGVAYRLWSERTQPILPAARPPEVLDSDLAPLTLELAQWGVTDPTTLHWLDVPPARRVETARGVLRDLGALDDAGRVTPGGARLLDFPTHPRVAHLLTAADDPALAADVAALLEERDPLPNGSGADLTDRVRALRSWRRKDRSGGDVAVMERAERLARQWCTLLKVRPDDRDPDPFAVGALVARAYPERAALAREENSGLRRGRFLLAGGQGAALPEGDALAGARALAVAHLDAAQAEGRIFLAAPLDPAVLDAGAAWVDAVRWDARTGTLIAQRERRFGALVLEARPLRDLPAAARVDALAAAIRGEGLHLLTFSPDARALRDRVESVRAWRPEEDWPDLSDAALLDTLEDWLGPHLDGVRSRDDLARVNLLPALQARLPWPLPARLDELAPTHLTVPTGSRVRLTYRPGDAPILAVKLQELFGLADTPAVNEGRTPVLLHLLSPAGRPVQVTQDLRSFWNSSYFEVRKDLRGRYPKHPWPDDPWTHAPMKGTKKRGV, encoded by the coding sequence ATGCGGGACGTGAAGTTGCCGATCGAGGAGGTCACGGGGGAGGTGCGCGCGGCACTCGCGGCGCATCCCCTGGTGGTCGTGCAGGCCCCGCCGGGCGCGGGCAAGAGTACGGGGTTGCCACTGGCGCTGCTGGACGAGCCGTGGCTGGCCGGGCAGGGGGTCGTGATGCTCCAGCCCCGGCGGGTCGCGGCCCGCGCGGTGGCGTCCAGGCTGGCCGAGGGCCTGGGCCAGGAGGTCGGCGGCACGGTTGGGTACCGCGTGCGCTTCGATTCGCGCGTGTCGGCCGCGACGCGGCTGGAGGTCGTCACCGAGGGCATCCTGACCCGCCGCCTGCAACGCGACCCGGAACTCGCGGGTGTGGGGCTGGTGATCCTGGACGAGTTCCACGAGCGCAGCCTGAACGCCGACCTGGCGCTGGCGCTGCTGCGCGAGGTGCAGGGTGCGCTGCGGGACGACCTGCGGGTGCTGGTCATGAGTGCCACGCTGGACCCGGCGCTGCCCGGGCGCCTGGGCGCGCCACTGGTCGAGAGCGCGGGCCGCGCTTACCCGGTGGACGTGCGGTACCTGCCTGCCGACCCGGTGGGCCGCGTGGAAGATCTGGTGGCGCGGCAGGTGCGCGCCGCGCTGGACGCCGAGCCGGGGGACGTACTGGCGTTCCTGCCCGGCGTGCGCGAGATCCGCGCGGCGGCCGCGCTGCTGTCGGACGTGGACGCGCAGGTACTGCCGCTGTACGGCGACCTGCCGGTGCGCGAGCAGGCCCGCGCGCTGCGCCCCGACCCGGACGGGCGGCGCAAGGTGGTGCTGGCCACCAGCATCGCCGAGACGTCCCTGACCATTGACGGCGTGCGCGTCGTGGTGGACGGCGGCCTGAGCCGCACGCAGGCGTTTGACCCCTCGACCGGCCTGACCCGCATGGTCACGGGCCGCGTCACGCGGGACGCCGCCACGCAGCGCGCGGGCCGCGCGGGCCGCACCGCGCCGGGCGTCGCGTACCGCCTCTGGAGCGAACGGACGCAGCCGATCCTGCCCGCCGCCCGCCCGCCGGAGGTGCTGGACTCGGACCTCGCGCCGCTGACGCTGGAACTCGCGCAGTGGGGCGTGACCGACCCCACGACCCTCCACTGGCTGGACGTGCCCCCAGCGCGCCGGGTCGAGACCGCGCGGGGCGTGCTGCGGGACCTGGGCGCCCTGGACGACGCGGGCCGTGTGACGCCGGGGGGGGCGCGCCTACTGGACTTCCCCACGCACCCGCGCGTGGCGCACCTGCTGACCGCCGCAGACGACCCCGCGCTGGCGGCGGACGTGGCGGCGCTGCTGGAGGAACGCGACCCCCTGCCTAACGGTTCCGGCGCGGACCTGACTGACCGCGTGCGTGCCCTGCGCTCCTGGCGGCGCAAGGACCGCAGTGGGGGAGACGTCGCCGTCATGGAGCGGGCCGAGCGGCTCGCCCGTCAGTGGTGCACCCTCCTGAAGGTTCGGCCCGACGACCGTGACCCCGACCCGTTCGCGGTGGGGGCCCTGGTGGCCCGCGCGTACCCGGAACGCGCCGCCCTGGCCCGCGAGGAGAACAGCGGCCTGCGCCGGGGCCGGTTCCTGCTCGCGGGCGGGCAGGGCGCTGCGCTGCCCGAGGGCGACGCCCTGGCCGGAGCGCGCGCGCTGGCCGTCGCGCACCTCGATGCTGCGCAGGCCGAGGGGCGGATCTTCCTGGCCGCCCCCCTCGATCCGGCCGTGCTGGACGCCGGAGCCGCGTGGGTGGACGCGGTGCGCTGGGACGCGCGCACCGGCACCCTCATCGCGCAGCGGGAACGGCGCTTCGGCGCGCTTGTCCTTGAAGCCCGGCCCCTGCGCGACCTGCCCGCCGCCGCCCGCGTGGATGCCCTGGCCGCCGCGATCCGGGGTGAGGGCCTGCACCTCCTGACCTTCAGCCCCGACGCGCGGGCGCTGCGCGACCGCGTGGAGTCCGTGCGCGCGTGGCGACCGGAGGAAGACTGGCCGGACCTGAGCGACGCTGCGCTGCTGGATACTCTGGAGGACTGGCTCGGCCCGCACCTGGACGGCGTGCGCAGCCGCGACGACCTCGCGCGCGTGAACCTCCTCCCGGCCCTCCAGGCCCGGCTGCCCTGGCCGCTCCCTGCCCGGCTGGACGAGCTGGCCCCCACGCACCTGACCGTGCCCACCGGCAGCCGCGTCCGCCTCACCTACCGCCCCGGCGACGCGCCCATCCTGGCCGTGAAGCTCCAGGAACTGTTCGGACTGGCCGACACGCCCGCCGTGAACGAGGGCCGCACGCCTGTGCTGCTGCACCTGCTCTCGCCCGCCGGGCGGCCCGTGCAGGTCACGCAGGACCTCCGCTCGTTCTGGAACTCCTCGTACTTCGAGGTCCGGAAGGACCTGCGCGGCCGCTACCCTAAGCACCCCTGGCCCGACGACCCCTGGACGCACGCGCCCATGAAAGGCACCAAGAAACGCGGCGTGTGA
- a CDS encoding rhomboid family intramembrane serine protease, producing MRAPPTRPPSAPRATSLGRAAGITAALIAGLWVQEGADQLVFHGQLDQFGIEPRAPGTFWHVLTAPFLHAGFAHLIANTVPLAVLTFMSALRGVARFLTALLLIVLIGGGLVWLLGRGGSVHLGASELVFGLLAYLLGVGWWERTPLAIGVAVAAFLLYGGILWGVLPANPAVSWEAHLFGFVGGLIAAAILHRKRPPARPASSFPR from the coding sequence ATGCGCGCCCCACCCACCCGGCCTCCCTCCGCCCCGCGCGCCACCAGTCTGGGCCGTGCCGCCGGGATCACCGCCGCTCTGATCGCGGGCCTGTGGGTGCAGGAGGGCGCCGATCAGCTGGTGTTCCACGGGCAGCTGGACCAGTTCGGCATTGAGCCACGCGCGCCGGGCACGTTCTGGCACGTCCTGACCGCGCCGTTCCTACATGCAGGTTTCGCGCACCTGATCGCGAACACCGTGCCGCTGGCCGTCCTGACATTCATGAGTGCCCTGCGCGGCGTGGCGCGGTTCCTGACGGCGCTGCTGCTGATCGTACTGATCGGCGGCGGGCTGGTGTGGCTGCTGGGGCGCGGCGGCAGCGTGCATCTGGGCGCCAGTGAACTGGTGTTCGGGCTGCTCGCGTACCTGCTGGGCGTGGGCTGGTGGGAGCGCACCCCGCTGGCCATCGGCGTGGCCGTGGCGGCGTTCCTGCTGTACGGCGGCATCCTCTGGGGCGTGCTCCCGGCGAACCCGGCCGTGTCGTGGGAGGCGCACCTGTTCGGCTTCGTGGGCGGCCTGATCGCGGCGGCCATCCTGCACCGAAAGCGTCCCCCGGCGCGGCCCGCGTCCAGCTTCCCGCGCTGA
- a CDS encoding isocitrate/isopropylmalate dehydrogenase family protein has translation MAKYRICLIEGDGIGHEVIPATRRVLDAAGFDAEYVEAEAGYEYYLDHGTSVPQATYDAVENTHATLFGAATSPSGEKPAGFFGAIRHLRQKYGLYANVRPTKTRPVPGAYENVDLVIVRENTQGLYVEQERRYGDTAIADTVITKDASERIGKFAADLAMKRSGRLTVVHKANVLPVTQGLFLNTILDHAKTVDGLNTSTMIVDNAAMQLVRNPQQFDVMVMTNMFGDILSDLAAGLVGGLGIAASGNVGDKFGIFESVHGSAPDIAGQGISNPTATMLAAVLMLDHIGDHETARRIDNAVNKVLVEGPRTRDLGGTAGTEEFTNAVIAALA, from the coding sequence ATGGCGAAATATCGCATCTGCTTGATTGAAGGCGACGGGATCGGCCACGAAGTGATCCCCGCGACCCGCCGCGTGCTCGACGCGGCCGGCTTTGATGCCGAGTACGTCGAAGCCGAGGCCGGGTACGAGTACTACCTCGACCACGGCACCAGCGTGCCGCAGGCCACGTACGACGCCGTGGAGAACACCCACGCGACCCTGTTCGGCGCGGCCACCAGCCCCAGCGGCGAGAAACCCGCCGGGTTCTTCGGCGCGATCCGTCACCTGCGCCAGAAGTACGGCCTGTACGCCAACGTGCGCCCCACCAAGACCCGCCCCGTGCCCGGCGCGTACGAGAACGTCGATCTGGTGATCGTCCGCGAGAACACCCAGGGCCTGTACGTCGAGCAGGAGCGCCGCTACGGCGACACGGCCATTGCCGACACGGTCATCACGAAGGACGCCAGCGAGCGCATCGGCAAGTTCGCCGCGGACCTCGCCATGAAGCGCTCCGGGCGCCTGACGGTCGTGCACAAGGCCAACGTGCTGCCCGTCACGCAGGGCCTGTTCCTGAACACCATCCTCGACCACGCCAAGACCGTGGACGGCCTGAACACCAGCACCATGATCGTGGACAACGCCGCCATGCAGCTCGTGCGCAACCCCCAGCAGTTCGACGTGATGGTCATGACGAACATGTTCGGTGACATCCTCTCCGACCTCGCCGCCGGGCTGGTCGGTGGGCTGGGCATCGCCGCGAGCGGCAACGTGGGCGACAAGTTCGGCATCTTCGAGTCGGTGCACGGCAGCGCGCCCGACATCGCTGGCCAGGGCATCAGCAACCCCACCGCGACCATGCTGGCGGCCGTCCTGATGCTTGATCACATCGGTGATCACGAGACGGCCCGCCGCATCGACAACGCCGTCAACAAGGTGCTCGTCGAGGGGCCCCGCACCCGTGACCTCGGCGGGACCGCCGGGACCGAGGAGTTCACGAACGCCGTCATCGCCGCACTGGCGTAA
- a CDS encoding aldo/keto reductase: protein MQTRTLGHSGLTVSVVGLGCNNFGGRLDQAGTTAVVRRALDAGITLFDTADIYGNRGGSEETLGRALGSERANIVLASKFGVDMGEGKKGARPAYIREALHASLRRLGTDHLDLYQLHTPDPETPIEDTLGTLNELVQEGLVRAIGVSNMPAADVRAADALAARHGWARFTSCQDEHSLLVRDVEADLIPAMRDLNLGLLPYFPLASGLLTGKYRAGADLPEGARITGSQGAQDRYLTERNWAVVEDLRAFAEGRGHTLLDLAFSWLLSFDVTSSVIAGATKPEQIDANVGAASWTLTPKELAEVDRITSR, encoded by the coding sequence ATGCAAACGCGAACGCTGGGACACAGCGGCCTGACCGTGTCGGTCGTCGGCCTGGGCTGCAACAACTTCGGGGGACGGCTGGATCAGGCGGGGACGACCGCCGTGGTGCGCCGCGCGCTGGACGCGGGCATCACGCTGTTCGACACCGCTGACATCTACGGCAACCGGGGCGGCAGCGAGGAGACCCTGGGCCGCGCGCTGGGCTCAGAGCGGGCGAACATCGTCCTGGCTAGCAAGTTCGGCGTGGACATGGGTGAGGGCAAGAAGGGCGCGCGGCCCGCGTACATCCGCGAGGCGCTGCACGCCAGCCTGCGCCGCCTCGGCACCGATCATCTGGACCTGTACCAGCTGCACACCCCCGACCCGGAGACGCCCATCGAGGACACGCTGGGCACCCTGAACGAACTGGTGCAGGAGGGCCTGGTGCGGGCCATCGGCGTGAGCAACATGCCCGCCGCCGACGTCCGCGCCGCCGACGCCCTGGCCGCGCGGCACGGCTGGGCGCGCTTCACGTCCTGCCAGGACGAGCACAGCCTGCTCGTGCGGGACGTGGAGGCTGACCTGATTCCTGCCATGCGCGACCTGAACCTGGGCCTGCTGCCGTACTTCCCGCTCGCCAGTGGCCTCCTGACCGGCAAGTACCGCGCCGGGGCCGACCTGCCCGAGGGCGCGCGCATCACCGGCAGCCAGGGCGCCCAGGACCGCTACCTGACCGAACGCAACTGGGCGGTCGTGGAGGACCTGCGCGCCTTCGCGGAAGGGCGGGGACACACCCTACTGGACCTCGCCTTCAGCTGGCTGCTGTCCTTCGACGTGACGAGCAGCGTGATCGCCGGGGCCACGAAACCCGAGCAGATCGACGCGAACGTGGGCGCGGCCAGCTGGACCCTCACGCCCAAGGAGCTGGCTGAGGTGGACCGCATCACGAGCCGCTGA
- a CDS encoding PepSY-associated TM helix domain-containing protein — translation MSLSAKPDAGAARPAPRPRTLKARTNVWLRWAHTYTSMISLLVVLFFSLTGITLNHPDWVFGTKDVTRTVQGTLPAGWITNGQPDWLTVAEELRAQQGLRGRATDPRADDQEADISFLAPGYSADTVINVKTGTYETTILEQGAVAVMNDLHKGRDASPAWKWVIDLSGAFLTLISLTGLGILLYLKKTRVQALTVMGIGAVLTALLAWQGSQ, via the coding sequence GTGTCGCTTTCGGCAAAGCCTGACGCGGGCGCGGCCCGGCCCGCGCCGCGCCCCCGCACCCTGAAGGCCCGCACGAACGTCTGGCTGCGCTGGGCGCACACGTACACCAGCATGATCAGCCTGCTGGTCGTGCTGTTCTTCAGCCTGACCGGCATCACCCTGAACCACCCGGACTGGGTGTTCGGCACGAAGGACGTCACGCGGACCGTGCAGGGCACCCTCCCGGCCGGCTGGATCACGAACGGCCAGCCGGACTGGCTGACGGTCGCGGAGGAACTGCGCGCCCAGCAGGGCCTGAGGGGCCGGGCGACTGACCCGCGCGCCGATGATCAGGAAGCCGACATCTCCTTCCTGGCGCCCGGCTACAGCGCCGACACGGTCATCAACGTGAAGACCGGCACGTACGAGACCACCATCCTGGAACAGGGCGCGGTGGCCGTCATGAACGACCTGCACAAGGGCCGCGACGCCAGCCCCGCCTGGAAGTGGGTGATTGACCTGAGCGGCGCGTTCCTGACCCTCATCTCACTGACCGGGCTGGGCATCCTGCTGTACCTGAAAAAGACCCGCGTGCAGGCCCTGACCGTTATGGGGATCGGCGCCGTGCTGACCGCGCTGCTCGCGTGGCAGGGGAGTCAATGA
- a CDS encoding trans-sulfuration enzyme family protein, whose protein sequence is MSDPKPAPTYDLTTLAARAGEEARPNRAPALVEPIYQSTVYAFADLDDLDRAMSGQEPAAFYYRNGTPNAATLERALATLEGTEAALVAASGMAAISAALLGVLKAGDHVITDARVYGVTYALLAEEFPRLGIEVSFVDACDLNEVEAAFRENTRVVHVESLTNPLLTVPDVPALARLAHARGALLSVDNTFASPAMFRPAEHGADLVTHSVSKYLSGHSTAFGGVLCASAELVALARTRLLRLGGTISAFDAWMTMQGLKTLGLRMRAHSGNAQAIADVLVNHPRVKAVYHPGLSDHPQFHLAMDLFPQGFGGMLSADIEDAPRFVKALAGRIPLAPSLADVVTTLSWPWGTSHRPLPEAERRRLGITPNLLRLSIGIEDIGDLLGDFERALDE, encoded by the coding sequence GTGAGCGACCCCAAGCCCGCCCCCACCTATGACCTGACCACCCTGGCTGCCCGCGCGGGCGAGGAGGCCCGCCCGAACCGCGCGCCCGCGCTGGTCGAGCCGATCTACCAGAGCACCGTGTACGCCTTCGCGGACCTGGACGACCTGGACCGCGCCATGAGTGGCCAGGAACCCGCCGCGTTCTACTACCGCAACGGCACCCCGAACGCCGCGACCCTGGAGCGCGCCCTGGCCACCCTGGAGGGCACCGAAGCGGCGCTGGTGGCCGCAAGTGGCATGGCCGCGATCAGCGCGGCGCTGCTGGGCGTGCTGAAGGCCGGGGATCACGTGATCACGGACGCCCGAGTGTACGGCGTAACGTACGCGCTGCTGGCCGAGGAATTCCCCCGCCTGGGGATCGAGGTGTCCTTCGTGGACGCCTGCGACCTGAACGAGGTGGAGGCCGCCTTCCGTGAGAACACCCGCGTCGTGCACGTCGAGAGCCTCACGAACCCGCTGCTGACCGTGCCGGACGTGCCCGCCCTGGCCCGCCTCGCCCACGCGCGCGGGGCGCTGCTGAGCGTGGACAACACCTTCGCCAGCCCCGCCATGTTCCGCCCCGCCGAGCACGGCGCGGACCTCGTCACGCACTCGGTCAGCAAGTACCTCAGCGGGCACTCCACGGCGTTCGGCGGCGTGCTGTGCGCCTCGGCGGAACTCGTGGCGCTGGCCCGCACGCGCCTGCTGCGCCTGGGCGGCACCATCAGCGCCTTCGACGCCTGGATGACCATGCAGGGCCTCAAGACGCTGGGCCTGCGCATGCGTGCCCACAGCGGCAACGCGCAGGCCATCGCGGACGTCCTCGTGAACCACCCGCGCGTGAAGGCCGTGTACCACCCGGGCCTCAGTGACCACCCGCAGTTCCACCTGGCCATGGACCTGTTCCCGCAGGGCTTCGGCGGGATGCTCAGCGCCGACATTGAGGACGCGCCCCGCTTCGTGAAGGCCCTGGCCGGACGCATCCCGCTCGCGCCGTCCCTCGCGGACGTCGTGACCACGCTGTCCTGGCCGTGGGGCACCTCGCACCGCCCCCTGCCCGAAGCCGAGCGCCGCCGCCTGGGCATCACCCCGAACCTGCTGCGCCTGAGCATCGGCATCGAGGACATCGGTGACCTGCTCGGCGATTTCGAACGCGCTCTGGACGAGTAA